A region from the Armatimonadota bacterium genome encodes:
- a CDS encoding Glu/Leu/Phe/Val dehydrogenase encodes MQATLRPQQDPWEMALEQFQRAARYVPLKRGIREFLMYPRRELTVNFPVKMDDGSVRIFTGYRVHHSTVLGPTKGGIRYHPDVTLYEVRALAMWMTWKCAVAGLPYGGAKGGVVCDPKRLSPGELERLTRRYATEITILMGPESDIPAPDVGTTPQVMAWIMDTYSMHRGYSVPAVVTGKPTSVGGTVGREDATGRGCALVAREAAKEVGLRLEGSRVAVQGFGNVGYHTARLLHEMGARVVAVSDSQGGIYDPEGLNLEAVQRHKRQTGSVVDFPGA; translated from the coding sequence ATGCAGGCGACTCTCCGACCGCAGCAGGACCCGTGGGAGATGGCCCTGGAGCAGTTCCAGCGGGCGGCTCGGTACGTACCCCTCAAACGGGGCATCCGGGAATTCCTCATGTACCCCCGGCGGGAGCTCACCGTGAACTTCCCCGTGAAGATGGACGATGGATCGGTACGCATCTTCACCGGCTACCGGGTGCACCACAGCACGGTCCTCGGCCCCACCAAGGGCGGCATCCGCTATCACCCGGACGTGACCCTCTACGAGGTTCGGGCGTTGGCCATGTGGATGACGTGGAAGTGCGCGGTGGCGGGGCTGCCGTACGGCGGAGCCAAGGGCGGGGTGGTGTGCGACCCTAAGCGACTCTCTCCGGGGGAGCTCGAGCGGCTTACCCGTCGGTACGCCACGGAGATCACCATCCTGATGGGCCCCGAAAGCGACATCCCGGCTCCGGATGTGGGGACAACCCCACAGGTCATGGCGTGGATCATGGACACCTACAGCATGCACCGGGGCTATTCCGTTCCTGCCGTGGTGACCGGGAAGCCCACCTCCGTGGGCGGGACCGTAGGCCGGGAGGATGCCACGGGCCGGGGATGCGCGCTCGTGGCCCGGGAGGCCGCGAAGGAAGTGGGCCTGCGACTGGAAGGATCTCGGGTAGCGGTGCAGGGATTTGGAAACGTGGGGTACCACACGGCCCGGCTGCTGCACGAAATGGGGGCCCGGGTGGTGGCGGTGAGCGACTCTCAGGGCGGAATCTACGACCCCGAGGGGCTGAACCTGGAGGCGGTGCAGCGCCACAAGCGGCAGACTGGGAGCGTGGTGGACTTTCCCGGAGCCC